CACTACTTGCAAAACCGCAGCTAGGGATTGTCCTTTTGAGCTGGATGCGAACAATCTGACGGTTCGTATACAGAAAGGCATCAAAATCGATTTAGGCGGAATTGCAAAAGGCTGGACAGTCGATCATGCAGCCTCTTTTTTGGAAAAATGGGGATGTGGCTTTGTCAACGCAGGCGGTGATCTGCGCATTTTTGGAAAACGACGCGGTCCTTGGCTGGTTGGCGTGGAAAATCCTTTCGACACCGATTCCGACTTGACCGTTTTGTCGCTTTATTCGGGGGCTGTCGCCACTTCATCCAGAATCAAACGAAGCTGGAATCAGGGCAGAAAACGGATGCACCATCTGATTGATCCGCGAACCGGTCTGCCGATGGAAACCCAAACGGCTGCCGCTACCGTCACAGCCCCTACTGCCTGCCAAGCGGATGTGTGGGCCAAAGTGATGGTATTGCTTGACCGTGAGACCGCTTTTTCCTGGATTGAAAAACGTGGCCAACAAGCGATTGTCGTGGACGAAAACGGACAGGTCTGGGGGAATGAATACGGATTGGCTTAACGCGTGGAATCTGACCCATTCCGCAGGCACCGTTTCCTATCTGCTGCTTTCTCTTTCCGTTGTGACAGGTCTTTATGCGCAAATCATACGGGGTGGGAAACCGACGGCGGCTTGGCTGTTTCCTCTGCACGAAACGTTGGGGTATTGGGGATTTTATCTGGGGCTCTTTCATGGTTTGATTTTATGGCGCGATGGAAGAAGCTGCATATGCTGACACCTGCTGCCTATCTGCTGGCCACGATTCATGGCCTTATGATGGGAACAGACAGCAAATTGTTGTATTTCCAATCCATGTATGTCAGTTCTGTCTGTTTGACTTCCGTTTTATTGATTGTCCGATTCGCGAGCCGAAAGGGCTGTCACGCGAAAGTCGTACAGGAAGCCGAGATTCGCTGAAAAGCCGACCGCTCGATTAGTATATTCAAGGAAAGGGTTTTTATAGCGATTCATGATCTCAAGCAAAAAATGGTAAGGCACTGAAATTTTAATTCAGCGCCTTGCCTTTTTCCATTTTCGAAGGAGTGGATGCAAGGTTAGAACGAGTAAGCACATGGTAGGTAAAAGCGGCTGCAATAGCCCCCATCAGGGGACCGACAACATAGACCGGGAACTCCTGCCAATGAATGCTGCCTCCAAACAAACTGTTCACCACATAAGGCCCAAAGGTGCGAGCAGGGTTGAATGAGGAACCGGTTGG
The sequence above is a segment of the Effusibacillus dendaii genome. Coding sequences within it:
- a CDS encoding FAD:protein FMN transferase, with amino-acid sequence MSEQRLSFQAMNTHIEVLLETENPIRSQQEIEFALRRTRMFFHQMEAICSRFRPESELSRLNRHAGQTMAVSSLLFAVLQAAANAFQETDGLYHPGLLHQLELTRYDRSFELILAQGGTDNINSANIHSETSANTTCKTAARDCPFELDANNLTVRIQKGIKIDLGGIAKGWTVDHAASFLEKWGCGFVNAGGDLRIFGKRRGPWLVGVENPFDTDSDLTVLSLYSGAVATSSRIKRSWNQGRKRMHHLIDPRTGLPMETQTAAATVTAPTACQADVWAKVMVLLDRETAFSWIEKRGQQAIVVDENGQVWGNEYGLA